The Bombus terrestris chromosome 16, iyBomTerr1.2, whole genome shotgun sequence genome includes a region encoding these proteins:
- the LOC100642943 gene encoding nuclear RNA export factor 1: MQRTSLPIVPMQLDSSIAIKISMGGSMFQERTLMGRSDVWHKVKILKGTQYSRESVLKAILSAIEPAELIPVKYQASGEDTFFLARNCAHALDKLCKTNLIIKNPDGDPLILIVTLGFASIQDLKFNIQPLILTALTKMYNSNRKTLDLSEFHKDSEMSNTIYCPLSQQRTFCHVLKLTKTSIAKVEHLNLQKNELFNLIPIETSGLTSIKYLDLRYNNLISMEALTPLKNLCILKLWLDGNPLCENYSSSKQYIDSAMKYCPNLFQLDGVYIRTSGLPFTYTNYFRNESREGLVTKFVNHFFALYDQRDRTVLRGLYCKNAFYSMSLAIPAAVAHKRNLVQFTASRNLLKNVDLNKKRQQHLYYGQDNILVSLKRLPRSYHDRNSFVLDIMYDDGKCLAISVCGLLRIISTTSQILWFNRTFIIQAGPDHEYNIINDQYLLDSTIQEIPPNNIEGRFHDDVVPSCFSVSEKKELLAKFVDATRLNTDWCQTYLEEAKWDIRKAISNFMKDYKSSAVPNEAFQK, from the coding sequence AGAAAGGACATTAATGGGTCGTTCAGATGTGTGGCACAAAGTTAAAATTCTGAAAGGAACTCAATACAGCAGAGAAAGTGTATTGAAAGCCATACTGAGTGCTATCGAACCAGCAGAATTGATCCCTGTTAAGTACCAAGCCAGTGGAGAAGATACCTTTTTTTTGGCACGTAATTGTGCTCATGCTCTGGACAAGCTATGCAAGACTAACTTAATAATCAAAAATCCAGATGGAGATCCACTGATCTTGATCGTAACTTTAGGATTTGCATCCATTCAAGATCTGAAATTCAATATTCAGCCATTGATCTTAACTGCTTTGACCAAGATGTACAATTCTAATAGAAAAACTTTAGACTTGTCAGAGTTTCATAAAGACTCTGAAATGTCTAACACCATATATTGTCCGTTATCTCAACAGAGAACTTTTTGTCatgttttaaaattaacaaAGACTTCAATTGCCAAGGTAGAGCACCTGAATCTTCAGAAAAACGAACTGTTCAACCTGATTCCTATAGAAACTTCTGGTTTGACTTCTATAAAGTATCTGGATTTAAGGTACAATAACTTGATATCTATGGAAGCACTTACTCCTTTAAAAAATCTGTGTATACTGAAGTTATGGTTAGATGGAAATCCTCTCTGCGAAAATTATTCTAGTTCTAAACAGTACATAGACTCTGCTATGAAATACTGTCCCAATTTGTTTCAATTGGATGGAGTTTACATTAGAACATCTGGCCTACCATTCACCTATACTAATTACTTTAGAAATGAATCTAGGGAAGGGTTAGTCACCAAATTCGTCAACCACTTTTTCGCTCTGTACGATCAGAGGGATAGAACAGTTCTGAGAGGACTGTATTGCAAAAATGCATTTTATTCCATGAGCTTGGCGATTCCAGCAGCCGTAGCTCATAAACGGAACCTCGTTCAATTTACAGCaagtagaaatttattaaaaaatgtggaTTTAAATAAGAAACGGCAACAGCATCTTTATTACGGACAAGATAATATTCTAGTTAGTCTAAAGAGATTACCACGATCCTATCACGATAGAAATTCTTTTGTATTGGATATAATGTATGATGATGGCAAATGCTTAGCAATCTCAGTTTGCGGACTATTGAGGATCATTAGCACCACATCGCAAATTCTGTGGTTCAACAGAACGTTCATTATTCAAGCTGGTCCTGATCACGAAtacaatattataaatgatCAGTACCTATTAGATTCTACTATACAAGAAATTCCACCAAATAATATAGAAGGAAGATTTCACGACGACGTCGTACCATCGTGCTTTAGTGTAAGCGAGAAAAAAGAGTTACTAGCCAAATTTGTAGACGCGACCAGGTTGAACACCGACTGGTGTCAGACTTATTTAGAAGAAGCTAAGTGGGACATAAGAAAAGCAATTTCGAATTTTATGAAGGATTATAAATCTTCCGCCGTTCCTAACGAAgcatttcaaaaataa